The DNA segment CAACACATTCATCAAGAGCACTTGGGGAAGCACCAACACCTCAAGCTAGGGCCGTGAGAGGCTGGGGATGAGGCAAAGATAGAGGTGGAGCATGCACTGTAGTTAGAGCTACTACTAGAGCACCTACTATGAAGCCACCAGTAGCTCCGGTTGAGAAGCAGGCTTTTGATTAGGATGAGCCAGTTGGTTTAGCTAATGTTCTTGAGGGGTTTATCGTGACCTCGTACTTCAGGATTCTCTTGTTCGTTTGGTTGGCCTTGTGGAGTGTTTGGAACATACCAGAGTACTTCATGTGGCACCGGTAACTTCTTAGGCTGGGGTAGGgttgtcgcgccccccttttttcCATTTTGACGGTAAAGTCATGGTTCCGACATTCCATGgtgtgtaatgactcatttcgttttgggaattgggtatttgaagagtcgccacctaatggattacggtgcgttagggcacctagagtgattaactcttggattggtttgcattaccagagattagggtaagggctcgaagtaacctcgaggggaaggtgttaggcactcctcttggtccacaactatgAGTCTCATAATATTCGCAAATTAGCccattacaagtaaacaatcaaataggttgcaagcaaagcacgttggataactcaagtaataagataaTGATTTGGACAAGTTATAAAACAAAGgttttaaataaaaagggaattttggtaaaggaggggtcctagattggttatcctataggatcacccaaCACAATATCCGAtaaatactcctcaatgaggggctacacgtgacattagcgcatagtcatcatatcccatatctacccttcccatccccttattggtaaTGCAAAACGAGTGTTTGGTCAGCAATCTCTATTgcatgctgctacccgtcccgtcttaatggtcctggatggagttaggacctctacctataggtgattctagacggacccctaaggttttaaaaggtgaaaaattccaaggcgacaaacaaaacacttaggactttcaacacatagaaagaagcaattagaggctcaaagctTCCTCCTCAAATAAGCATATAACAGCACGACTCAAGCCCAATTAAGGTCTTTTATCAGATAGTGTCCTAAGGTAGGATATCTtggtgaatatgcagaaataaGCAACTTATTTTTAGACACTCAGGAGTAGTGATCCTAGCAGTTGCCTATGGATTTTtaaagcctgttaggatcagaaaaatgttaagcaatagaaacagttttcagaaatgcagttttgaaaacgccctaaaggcttgcctatacgcggagtACTGATTAGCACATTTGTATAGTGAAACAAAGCAGGTTTTAAAACAGATTTTTTGTAATACTTacaagcatgatatctaatgagattgagccaattttaaagaacttgtttcaggaaacaTGGAATACTTAGTTATACCAATTCAAAAGTGAACTAAGCCTGGACTAAGTTGAATTATTCAGACTAGCTTAGATTAACAGGCATGAATTCGAGTATGatttcctataagcatgatatctccgtttgatactgattttaaagacttgtaggcatggaaacatacataacaCTTGTTATAAGAGGATTCAGATTAAtttctataggcatgacatctattatttaatctgattttaagacattgaaAGCATACATAAACACTCATCATAACAGAATTTGGATTAAGTCCTAAAGGCATGACATCTATTGgttaatctgattttaagacattgaaAACATGATTATTTGGAACCTATAGGCATAGTTTCTAGCATGGTGAGATGACAAAATGTAAATGCCTATGAGCATGATTCCTACTTGACAAAGTGATCAGATTAAATATAAagccctatgaacatgatttctactcgTACTACCCCATAAAACACGTATTTACACAtccctttcactaaataccccaatatttgtttacaagttattacataccaaggaatgaattacataagtaaataagaaaaataagaagctattttATAGGGAGCCTTCGATTAGGCCCAGATTCAAAAATCCTCTAatggcctcaaatgcctcaattccatagacaatgacatagtctaggtgcatcaaagttccctaaggatctcaaggatcccaggcagtgcttacacctagacttggtaaccaagaaTTTAACAAGTACAATGTGGAAGGGTCAGCcttagtatgccagagttcagagggttctcaagaggatcccaaggcagtacacatactagagggggaagaacttattgactaggagtagagtgaaactGACTGACACAAGTTGAGAGGTTTTAGTAAAAAACTGTATTAAAAATGAAGTTTGTTTGAAAGTAATGTAGTAAAACAACAGACACTGTTTGGAAagagattgaagaaatgaacagaagtccaaacacaacaccttaGGACAGGTTTATACATAGCCAGTAGTCACAGAACCAAAGTAAATTCGGTAGTCATAAACAGGGATCAAGAGGTttgggatacatagaacacttgaTTGCAAGCACATAATCAAGCAAAGGTCTAGGAATTGgaatagacatgctcagaaatagcTGACGAGGCATAGGCATATAACCAGATACAAATAACAAGATCACTTACAGGGGTGATAGGGATATGGGGATTCATGGAGCATATGATGATAAGCACACATCAAGTAATAGATAATTtgtatagacatgctcagaaacaagtAGATGGGTAACATACTATTCTTGAGGAAGGGAGGTatataacatgctaataatgtaaatatcaactacaagtttcacaacaaaaccacaaatagaagcaaaccaaAAATAGGATGAACTAAAACAATAAgagaattatattgttgttggaactttgaattgaaactagaacatgcCAGTAAAGAGGACAgtgagcagaatgaaagaacaagagaacagAATGGTTatccttggcttgcagccgactaactTAAAGTAGTAGCAAGTAGTACAAAAGAGAGAGCCGAAAGTTCGAGTGTGGGAGATAGTTTTTGAACAAAGAGTTCGTgtgttgtgctaatgaaagatTGGAGTATTTATAGTCTGAAAGCAGGTAGTAAATAAGGTAGAAATCAAAGTCCAttagtaattaaggaactcagaatcaatcagttAGGAAAACAAGGTAAGTACTctcttaagttaagggaattaattCGAATGGTAAGAACCAGTAGCATATAAGGCAAGAAATCAATatatgactaataaggaaagaatcaaattTAGTAAGTAGAGAGTAAgaaattagggctaagttcagaaaactcctAATTAAGGAAATGGTTCAGTAAGAATAATGTACCACAATAAATAAAGTAGGAGAATCAGTTAATTTAAACAGATGAAGtagaaatttagggtttaaaagagaATCTTCCAATCAGACCAtaaaataaggaaatcagaatcaatcaagaggaagtTATGATTCCATACTCATCAGATAAATAGAGTAAGAACAAACAAATGCAACAACCGGGCAAGGTTAACAATAGAAAGAAGTAAGTCTTGAACAATCCATGAGCATAATCACATAGAGgtggtataagttaggctaaaagCTCAGTAAGAACACATTAGAGGTAGGGTAATCATAATAACTTAaacaagaatcgagtagtcatgctaacacacagaactaaacaaagaaaatctaGAAATATTAGGGATTTTAACACAGGCGAGttgaaaaagcagtaagaacatagAATCAGTAGAGATATGCAAAGGATAGAAGTATAAACATAAAAAACGGGAATAAACAAGCtgtagaagaagttccaaaaAACCCAAACttcaaaagaaagtaaaaataactaaaatcgatgatttttgcaaaagaggttcaagaacagtgtaaaacataAAAGGAACAGACTTGAATCGTTTAAAAATAACATAGATCTAAGAGATGCAAaccaaaattagggtttcaaaagaaacccaaatagagatgGAAGAACCTACTTAGAACTTCAAAGATCATAACAAATAcagtgtgattttgctcgaaaCCACACCGGAAAAGCCATGAACAGCCAAAACAACAAACCCTAGATACGAGTCGGTGTGgtccagggcccttgaaggcctcagagaagatgagcaaggcaatggaggagccattggaggcttagggtTGAAGGGTGGTTACCGGAGAAGATCGGAGAAGGGAGGCGGTTGAAAGGGGTTTAGGTTTAGGTTGAGAGAacagaggagatgagagaatctGAGGGCGGCCATCTTTTGGTAATGAGGTAGGGTTAGGGGGCCTTAGGAATTACAAAAGGAAAGGTATCATATGTGTCGCCGATTTGGGAGATCAACAACTAGGATTTGACTTATTGTGGATCGGGTATAtaggttccgggtttgggtaagtGTATATAGGGTCTGTGCCAGGTAATTGGgtatgaaattgggctgggttTGATTTCAATTTAGGCTATAATCGAaatgcaaatctggctataatttaaatagcccattttcccctatttaatttataataaataataaacaatttctggaaaataattttatgtaccaaaatgatttaaaatatataattattattttaaaaatatagggaccaattttacgcatataaaatgtaattatacattaaatgtgctaatattgcaattagatgtaatttagcttaaaacaataccaaatgcaattataaaaattcataaaatatatattaaccatattttggcataaatatggaaattaaatgactaaatcatcataacaatgaTTTGGGAAGTAATTATTGGGgagtttatgaataaaaggggagggaataaatcaatttaaatccttaaaattatggaaaaattcgaaaaaccttgtgcatgcttatatatgtatgtatatgctattttgaaggtatttatgcatttttaaaatatataggaaaaaattgggtatcaacagctacccctctttactcgggaaggatgaaagagttttcgggtaaagaaatgatggccaattttgaccagacGTGATGTTTTGAAAGATGGAGGCCGGACTCTGGTTTTCGagttgcctatatatccctggttttataggaatctagccatgtgtagttctggattcatccgTTGTGTATACCGACAAAATTACTTCAAGAATGGACACGCGATGCAGAAGTGGCTACGGTGAGCGGTTGAAGCTTGGGGCGGTTgggggaactggagcgagatttcTTCTGCTACGATAGCTATTGCTTActagttacctgcagataaaggatgctacaaacgtatttgcgaaaatttaaatatgatgcaaattctctttagaccatgaaggttgtctctGGACGGTTAAAAATGACGTCTTTAGacatgacatcctgggccatgaattgtttaatgagggattcacaggccatgaaatgatgttctcgggccatgacagtggtgcctctgaaccatgacgcctttgaataatgatatgcaagtttgagagatcctcgggacatggcatgatgtcttccagctatgaggatgatgcctttagactatgatgccttcggatagattggcgatatttcagcacatgagatgcaataataagatgttaacaagacaagacttagtcttgtgaaatggagggcaaatcttagcccgattgaaaagcgaaTACATAGCAAAAATAGAGAAATATCTTGTGCAAAAGGGACAGTACTTAGTCCCATgcgaatgtggaggcaaggattagcctcatgcagatagggaggcaagaattagactcatgcaaataggaagtcaaggattagccttatggagtgaaggattagactcatgcaaatatggaggcaaggattagcctcatgcaagtggggaggcagggcttagcctcatgcaaacatggagtcagggattagactcatacaaatagggaggcagggattagcctcattcaagtggggaggcagggattagtctcatgcaaacatggagtcagggattagactcatgcagataggaGGAcaaggattagtcccatgcaaagagcgagaaatgaataagagtagtgtatgtcttagctggagatgtatcCGATGTCTGATGTcctgattgatagtgaattatctttgtgtatacatgttttgcgagtgctatcgttacgtcaaatgtacctgcattcaaagaaaagtTGTAAGTTtggtgaggggaggttggttcttgcttcatCTGCCGGCCTTGATCTGCTTCATtctgaaagcctttcgagttcccctgggtgacTCCTGACTATTATGGAATAgtgtttttgaaaatatgcaatatttgaaaaatagagtagttttagaaacgtattgatatatcaagtaattttgatgaagtagtgactgtaacacatctcaaagaCATTGCAATTctcttatggaattttgaggatcctcctcaaaattctgccccagtttggtagatgatccttcagCTGTTTGCGAATAATAGgccttgttgaaccttcttcagaattttgagaatccttgtcaaaattctgccccagtttcttaactgattactgacCGTCTGACGCATGTTGGCGTTGGCCgaacttgctccggaattttaaggaccctcctcaaaattcttccctagtTTCTAATCTTggggggaatgaaaattttattatgatatgatcgaacccataaggcttcctatgtatcccctcttaaacgggaattaggtcaagcgtagttcaattacatcaagtGGGAAATGtacataatctaagcatagtatctcttaactgtgtctaaattgattggttttggctagacttctctgtccatttctgcaagtatgagttattctcctgttagtactctgtgaaccatgtacaggcctttctagttgggagagaatttcccttttgcttcatcttgatgtgggaagattttcttcaatagcGGCTGCtttggtgcgaactgtcttggtttgactcttttgttgaaagctctggacattctgttctgataaagttggccgtgacacaatgcgttcattctctttccatcgataagttccaattgttcatagcggctccttatccacttTGCATCACTGAGTTtagcttcctgtatgactcttaaagaaggaatctcaacctcgactgggatgacagcctcagtaccataaaccagcatgtagggagtttccccggttgatgtgcgaaccatGGTACAATACCCCAATAGAGAAAAaggtagcttctcatgccattgtttgttgGGCTTTTACcgttttccttagtatcttcttgatgttttttttGCGGCGTCTATCGCTCCATTCATCCgtggtctgtaggctgtggaattcttgtgcttgatcttgaaagcttcacacatagctttcatcagatcactgtttatattggcggcattatcactaataatggactcgggaactccaaaTCAGCatacaatacgatccttgacaaaatctgcgac comes from the Nicotiana sylvestris chromosome 4, ASM39365v2, whole genome shotgun sequence genome and includes:
- the LOC138889651 gene encoding uncharacterized protein — translated: MVRTSTGETPYMLVYGTEAVIPVEVEIPSLRVIQEAKLSDAKWIRSRYEQLELIDGKRMNALCHGQLYQNRMSRAFNKRVKPRQFAPKQPLLKKIFPHQDEAKGKFSPN